A region from the Bacteroidota bacterium genome encodes:
- the hydG gene encoding [FeFe] hydrogenase H-cluster radical SAM maturase HydG, whose translation MKFYPETYLIPDEPMKPFIDDGEIWDYLNQAVADPVRVREVIGKALSKQRLSLADTAILLKAEDPGLVEEIKQGARTLKEKVYGKRIVLFAPLYVGNYCSNNCRYCGFKASNKEAVRKTLTRDELIANVKALEEHGQKRLILVFGEHRTYSPEFIAETVREVYKVKKDHGEIRRVNINAAPFDIEGFRTIGQAGIGTYQIFQETYHHETYANCHTSGKKSDYDWRLTALDRAMVAGIDDVGLGALFGLYDWRFEVLALLRHVNHLEACFNVGPHTISFPRIQDALDYDLDDKYAVSDDEFTRLVAILRLAVPYTGLILTAREPERIRREVLAFGCSQIDAGTKLEIGAYAENPSVDQNLTKEQFKINDDRTLNEVIDELLEADYIPSFCTACYRKGRTGEHFMEFSVPGFIKRFCTPNALLTLAEYIEDYASPATAEKGWRVIERNLAEMDDPRYEQQVRQRIERIRQGERDLYF comes from the coding sequence ATGAAGTTTTATCCTGAAACATACCTCATCCCCGACGAACCGATGAAGCCATTTATTGACGACGGGGAAATCTGGGATTACCTGAACCAGGCTGTTGCCGATCCGGTGAGGGTTCGCGAGGTGATCGGCAAAGCCCTCTCCAAACAGCGGTTGAGCCTGGCCGACACTGCCATCCTGCTCAAAGCCGAAGACCCCGGCCTGGTAGAAGAAATCAAGCAAGGCGCGCGGACACTTAAGGAAAAAGTGTACGGCAAACGTATTGTGCTCTTTGCTCCGCTCTACGTAGGTAATTATTGCTCGAACAACTGTCGCTACTGCGGATTCAAGGCCTCAAACAAGGAAGCCGTGCGCAAAACCCTCACCCGCGACGAGCTCATTGCCAATGTGAAAGCCCTCGAGGAGCATGGCCAGAAAAGGCTCATCCTGGTGTTTGGCGAGCACCGCACCTATTCGCCGGAGTTTATTGCCGAAACTGTCCGCGAGGTGTATAAGGTCAAAAAAGACCATGGCGAAATCCGGAGGGTAAACATCAATGCTGCCCCGTTCGATATTGAAGGCTTCCGGACGATTGGCCAGGCCGGAATAGGCACCTATCAGATTTTCCAGGAAACCTATCACCACGAAACTTATGCCAATTGCCACACCTCCGGCAAAAAGTCCGACTACGACTGGCGCCTCACCGCCCTCGACCGCGCCATGGTGGCCGGCATCGACGATGTGGGACTGGGCGCTTTGTTTGGCTTGTACGACTGGCGCTTCGAAGTGTTGGCCCTGCTGCGACATGTGAATCACCTGGAAGCCTGTTTCAATGTAGGGCCGCATACCATTTCGTTCCCACGCATACAGGACGCACTCGATTACGACCTCGATGATAAATATGCAGTGTCGGACGATGAGTTTACGAGGCTTGTAGCCATTCTCAGGCTGGCTGTACCCTACACCGGCCTCATCCTCACCGCCCGCGAACCTGAAAGAATCCGGCGGGAGGTGCTGGCCTTCGGTTGCTCGCAAATCGATGCCGGAACCAAACTCGAGATTGGCGCTTATGCCGAAAATCCGTCTGTGGACCAGAACCTCACCAAAGAACAGTTCAAAATCAACGACGACCGCACGCTCAACGAAGTGATCGACGAGCTGCTCGAGGCCGACTACATCCCCTCGTTTTGCACGGCATGCTACCGCAAAGGCCGTACGGGCGAGCACTTTATGGAATTCAGCGTGCCCGGTTTCATCAAACGTTTTTGCACCCCCAATGCCCTGCTTACCCTGGCAGAATACATCGAGGATTATGCCAGCCCGGCCACAGCCGAAAAAGGCTGGCGGGTGATTGAACGGAATCTGGCTGAGATGGACGACCCACGCTACGAGCAGCAGGTGCGCCAGCGCATCGAACGCATCCGGCAGGGCGAACGCGACCTGTATTTCTGA
- the accC gene encoding acetyl-CoA carboxylase biotin carboxylase subunit, with protein MIKKVLVANRGEIAIRVMRSCREMGIESVAVYSDVDRKSMHVRYADEAYHIGPAPSAESYLRMDRIIEVAKKSGADAIHPGYGFLSENAAFSALCEKEGIIFIGPSPHAIETMGDKITARKTMIAAGVPVVPGTTEPVRDIKTALEVIREIGLPVMIKASAGGGGKGMRLVRREEDVINAISAARSEAKAAFGDDAVYIEKYISSPHHIEFQVLGDKHGNIIHLFERECSVQRRHQKVIEETPSPIMTPEVRAKMGEAAVAAARAVNYYGAGTIEFIVDDDLNYYFLEMNTRLQVEHPITERVVGIDLVKQQINIANGLPLTYRQEDLRQHGHAIEVRIYAEDPDNNFMPSPGLIKHITHPLGFGVRHDGYAYEGYEIPMFYDPMISKLIVWAESRPEAIARLKRALHVYKITGVKTSIPYLRRILDVPAFVEGRYNTHFIEENQEYLKPKRTCTDRAVDIAAITAFVDYINKIEKLQPPATQKQLANNWKDFGRKRGVLRF; from the coding sequence ATGATAAAAAAGGTACTCGTTGCCAACCGTGGAGAGATAGCCATACGTGTGATGCGTTCGTGTCGTGAGATGGGCATCGAATCGGTGGCCGTTTATTCGGATGTTGACCGGAAGTCGATGCACGTGCGCTATGCGGACGAAGCTTACCACATCGGTCCGGCGCCTTCGGCCGAGAGCTATCTGAGGATGGACCGCATCATAGAAGTAGCCAAAAAATCAGGTGCCGATGCCATCCATCCCGGATATGGATTTCTGTCCGAGAATGCTGCATTTTCGGCACTTTGCGAAAAGGAGGGGATCATCTTCATCGGTCCCTCGCCCCACGCCATTGAAACCATGGGCGACAAAATCACGGCCCGCAAAACCATGATTGCAGCCGGAGTGCCGGTGGTTCCGGGCACCACCGAACCCGTACGCGATATCAAAACAGCCCTCGAGGTGATTCGTGAGATTGGTTTGCCGGTGATGATCAAAGCCAGTGCAGGCGGTGGTGGCAAAGGCATGCGACTTGTCAGGCGCGAGGAAGACGTCATCAACGCCATAAGCGCTGCCCGATCCGAAGCCAAAGCCGCATTCGGCGATGATGCCGTTTATATCGAAAAATACATCAGCTCGCCGCACCATATTGAATTTCAGGTGCTTGGCGATAAACACGGAAATATCATCCATCTGTTTGAACGCGAATGCTCGGTGCAGCGCCGCCATCAGAAGGTGATCGAAGAAACACCCTCGCCCATCATGACTCCTGAAGTGCGGGCCAAAATGGGCGAAGCAGCCGTGGCCGCAGCCCGGGCTGTGAATTATTACGGAGCGGGTACCATCGAATTCATTGTGGACGACGACCTCAACTACTACTTCCTCGAAATGAACACCCGCCTTCAGGTGGAGCATCCCATTACCGAACGTGTGGTGGGCATCGACCTGGTAAAACAGCAAATCAACATAGCCAATGGCCTGCCACTGACCTACAGGCAGGAAGATCTGCGCCAGCACGGTCATGCCATCGAAGTGCGCATCTATGCCGAAGACCCCGACAACAACTTCATGCCTTCGCCCGGCCTGATCAAACACATCACCCATCCGCTGGGTTTTGGCGTGCGCCACGACGGTTATGCCTACGAAGGTTACGAAATCCCGATGTTTTACGACCCCATGATTTCGAAGCTTATCGTATGGGCCGAATCCCGGCCGGAAGCCATAGCGCGACTGAAACGGGCCTTGCATGTGTACAAGATAACCGGCGTTAAGACATCGATCCCATACCTCAGGCGCATACTCGACGTGCCTGCCTTTGTCGAGGGCCGTTACAACACCCATTTCATCGAAGAAAATCAGGAATACCTCAAACCAAAACGCACCTGCACCGACAGGGCCGTGGACATCGCTGCCATCACAGCTTTTGTGGATTACATCAACAAGATTGAAAAGCTTCAGCCACCAGCCACACAAAAGCAGCTGGCCAACAACTGGAAAGATTTTGGTCGCAAACGCGGGGTACTCAGGTTCTGA
- a CDS encoding VanZ family protein, producing the protein MRRNLPGILWTALIVLLMGIPGNRFPQISSFWEWLEPDKLIHLVLFGVWAYLILRQNPAQYHRNRGRLFVLVLLSGAILSAATELLQHYVFINRSGNIYDALANIIGTIFGMIIYITTHTKKSDKR; encoded by the coding sequence TTGCGACGTAACCTGCCGGGAATTCTCTGGACAGCCCTTATTGTGCTGCTTATGGGTATTCCCGGCAACCGTTTTCCGCAAATCAGCAGCTTCTGGGAATGGCTCGAACCCGACAAACTGATACACCTTGTCTTGTTTGGGGTATGGGCCTACCTCATTCTCCGGCAAAACCCTGCACAATATCACCGCAATCGCGGGCGTTTGTTTGTATTGGTCCTGTTAAGCGGGGCAATATTGTCGGCTGCAACGGAACTGCTTCAACATTATGTCTTTATAAACCGGAGTGGCAACATATATGACGCACTGGCCAACATAATCGGCACGATCTTTGGAATGATTATATATATCACCACGCACACTAAAAAAAGTGACAAGCGGTAA
- the hydE gene encoding [FeFe] hydrogenase H-cluster radical SAM maturase HydE, translating to MSHIKDLLELQQHDVAQLTQLLSVPPGEQTNLILERGLAVKSESVGRKVYLRGLIELTNRCRKNCFYCGIRAGNALAERYTLTDDQALECARFAWEQGFGSLVIQTGELTSKDFVVQIENLLRRIHRETRAELTITLSCGEQPAEVYRRWFEAGASRYLLRIETSNRRLFETIHPRDEDHRWEDRIAALENLRLAGFQVGTGVMIGLPGQTLEDLARDLLFFRQMDVDMVGMGPYIEHIQTPMYARVGELWPGSERFRIALLMIALLRINMPLINIAASTALETLDPLGRQKGLLAGANVVMPNLTPVENRKKYLLYSNKPNLDKDAALSARSLSAVISAIGEEICYHQPGNSQHFVHRTSRQ from the coding sequence ATGAGCCACATAAAAGACCTGCTTGAGCTTCAGCAACACGATGTTGCACAACTTACGCAATTGCTTTCTGTTCCGCCAGGCGAGCAAACCAACCTTATTCTTGAACGGGGTTTGGCTGTTAAGAGCGAAAGCGTCGGACGCAAGGTATATCTGCGCGGCCTCATCGAACTCACCAACCGCTGCAGGAAAAACTGCTTTTATTGTGGCATACGTGCGGGCAATGCGCTGGCTGAGCGATATACCTTGACCGACGATCAGGCGCTCGAATGTGCACGCTTTGCCTGGGAGCAGGGCTTCGGATCGCTTGTGATTCAAACAGGTGAGCTGACAAGCAAGGACTTTGTTGTACAGATCGAAAACCTGCTCAGGCGCATACATCGCGAAACACGTGCCGAGCTCACCATCACCCTGTCGTGCGGCGAACAACCTGCCGAGGTTTATCGCCGGTGGTTCGAAGCCGGAGCCAGCCGATATCTGCTCCGCATCGAAACCAGCAACCGCAGGCTGTTCGAAACTATCCACCCCAGGGACGAAGACCACCGTTGGGAGGATCGCATTGCAGCTCTGGAAAACCTGAGGCTTGCCGGCTTTCAGGTAGGCACTGGGGTAATGATCGGCTTACCCGGGCAAACCCTCGAAGACCTGGCCCGCGACCTCCTGTTTTTCCGCCAGATGGACGTGGATATGGTTGGCATGGGACCTTACATCGAGCATATTCAAACCCCCATGTATGCCCGCGTAGGCGAGCTTTGGCCTGGATCCGAAAGGTTCAGAATAGCCCTGCTCATGATTGCCCTTTTGCGGATCAATATGCCACTGATCAACATTGCCGCTTCCACTGCGCTGGAAACCCTCGACCCGCTGGGCCGGCAAAAAGGACTGCTGGCAGGTGCCAATGTGGTGATGCCTAATCTGACGCCCGTCGAAAACCGTAAAAAATACCTGCTCTACAGCAACAAGCCCAATCTGGACAAGGATGCCGCACTGAGCGCCCGAAGCCTGAGTGCAGTGATCAGCGCCATAGGCGAAGAAATTTGTTACCACCAGCCCGGAAACTCACAGCATTTTGTGCACCGCACATCAAGGCAATAA
- a CDS encoding energy transducer TonB yields the protein MELKKSPKADLENKKILFRQIGLVIALLIVFAAFEYKSYDKRTINLQQRVAEEVPEEIIPITEQNVKPPPPPPPQQVTVLTVVDDNTEVQDVKIDVEVDQKTVIEVYVPPVKEEEEIVEQEIFTIVESMPEFPGGQQAMLEFIARNIKYPPLARESGIQGRVFVNFVVEPDGSVSNVKVIRGIGGGCDEEAVRVIQSMPKWTPGRQRGKPVRVSFNLPVRFTLQ from the coding sequence ATGGAACTAAAGAAATCACCTAAAGCAGATCTTGAGAACAAAAAGATTCTGTTCAGGCAAATCGGTCTGGTGATTGCGCTTTTGATTGTGTTTGCTGCATTCGAATACAAGAGCTACGACAAGCGCACAATCAATCTGCAACAACGTGTGGCCGAAGAAGTGCCGGAGGAAATTATACCCATTACCGAGCAAAACGTGAAACCACCGCCACCGCCACCGCCACAGCAGGTTACTGTGCTCACTGTGGTGGACGACAATACCGAAGTGCAGGACGTGAAAATTGACGTGGAAGTTGACCAAAAAACGGTGATTGAGGTTTATGTACCTCCGGTGAAGGAAGAGGAAGAAATTGTGGAGCAGGAAATCTTCACCATTGTGGAATCAATGCCCGAGTTTCCCGGTGGGCAGCAGGCCATGCTCGAGTTCATCGCCCGCAATATCAAATATCCGCCACTTGCCCGCGAGAGCGGCATTCAGGGCCGTGTATTTGTAAACTTTGTGGTTGAGCCCGACGGTTCGGTTAGCAATGTGAAGGTGATACGTGGTATTGGCGGTGGCTGCGACGAAGAAGCAGTTCGCGTGATCCAGTCCATGCCCAAGTGGACGCCCGGTCGCCAGCGTGGCAAGCCGGTGAGGGTTTCGTTCAACCTGCCTGTAAGGTTTACCCTCCAGTAG
- a CDS encoding acetyl-CoA carboxylase biotin carboxyl carrier protein subunit, with translation MLSRNGNNYQVAIDNKVYELDIIEVEQGVYSVLHDNRSFNVELVEHRGSKSYIVNTFFSSFEVDIIDAEAKYQLNRRSAEADESNVIVSPMPGKVVKVLFNEGDEVKAGQTVVVVSAMKMDSEYKVKQDRVIKRILVKEGDTVSSDQPMVIFE, from the coding sequence ATCCTGAGCCGCAATGGCAATAATTACCAGGTTGCCATCGACAACAAGGTGTACGAACTCGACATCATCGAGGTTGAGCAGGGGGTGTACAGTGTGCTTCACGACAACCGCTCATTCAATGTGGAATTGGTGGAGCACCGCGGCAGCAAGTCGTACATTGTGAACACCTTTTTCTCCTCGTTTGAGGTGGATATTATCGATGCCGAGGCCAAATACCAGCTCAACAGGCGCAGCGCCGAGGCCGATGAAAGCAATGTGATTGTTTCGCCCATGCCCGGCAAGGTCGTCAAGGTACTTTTCAACGAAGGCGATGAAGTGAAAGCCGGACAGACTGTGGTTGTAGTTTCGGCCATGAAGATGGACAGCGAATACAAAGTAAAACAGGACCGTGTGATCAAACGCATACTTGTAAAAGAGGGCGACACGGTGAGCAGCGACCAGCCAATGGTGATTTTTGAATAA
- the gcvH gene encoding glycine cleavage system protein GcvH: MNIPSDLKYTKDHEWIRIEGNTATVGITEFAQKELGDIVFVEVETVGETIGQGETFGTIEAVKTVSDLFMPVAATVTEFNEQLAKTPELINRDPYGEGWIVKISIEEGADLSELLDAAAYSALIQG; encoded by the coding sequence ATGAATATTCCTTCCGACCTCAAGTACACCAAAGACCACGAATGGATCCGCATCGAAGGAAATACCGCCACTGTGGGTATTACTGAATTTGCCCAAAAGGAACTGGGCGATATTGTGTTTGTTGAAGTTGAAACCGTAGGCGAAACCATCGGACAAGGCGAGACATTTGGCACCATCGAAGCCGTGAAAACTGTATCCGACCTGTTCATGCCCGTTGCGGCTACTGTGACAGAATTCAACGAACAACTGGCCAAAACCCCGGAGCTCATCAACCGTGATCCGTATGGCGAAGGCTGGATTGTCAAAATAAGCATTGAAGAAGGCGCCGACCTGAGCGAACTGCTCGACGCAGCCGCCTACAGTGCGTTGATTCAGGGATAA
- the fbaA gene encoding class II fructose-bisphosphate aldolase, with product MAEKLSNLVGAGVASGDDLQTIFRVAKAERFAMPAVNVVGTNSINAVLEAAAAVKSPVIIQFSNGGAAFYAGKGLSNEGEKAAIAGAISGALHVHQMAAMYGIPVILHTDHAALKLLPWVDGLLEAGEKFYKEHGKPLFSSHMLDLSEEPLHENLEISKRYLERMSKMGMTLEIELGITGGEEDGVDNTGVDNSRLYTQPEEVAEAYKELSSVSDRFTIAAAFGNVHGVYKPGNVKLQPKILLNSQKYIQEKFGTGPNPVSFVFHGGSGSEPELIRESLDYGVVKMNIDTDTQWAFWDGIRRFEAKYHDYLQGQIGNPEGEDVPNKKYYDPRKWLREGEKAMVERLKVAFADLNCLNRY from the coding sequence ATGGCAGAAAAACTTTCTAATCTGGTTGGCGCCGGTGTAGCCAGTGGCGACGACCTGCAAACCATTTTCCGGGTAGCCAAGGCAGAGCGTTTTGCCATGCCGGCTGTCAATGTGGTGGGCACCAACTCGATCAACGCAGTGCTCGAAGCCGCAGCTGCGGTCAAGTCGCCCGTCATCATTCAGTTTTCTAACGGCGGTGCAGCTTTTTATGCAGGCAAAGGCCTGTCGAACGAAGGCGAGAAAGCAGCCATTGCCGGTGCCATTTCCGGCGCGCTGCATGTGCACCAGATGGCCGCCATGTATGGCATTCCGGTCATCCTGCACACCGACCACGCCGCACTCAAGCTGCTTCCCTGGGTTGACGGTTTGCTCGAAGCCGGCGAAAAATTCTACAAAGAACACGGCAAACCCTTGTTCAGCAGCCACATGCTCGACCTGTCGGAAGAGCCGCTGCACGAAAATCTTGAAATCAGCAAGCGTTACCTCGAGCGGATGTCGAAAATGGGCATGACCCTCGAAATTGAACTGGGCATCACCGGAGGCGAAGAAGACGGCGTGGACAACACCGGGGTTGACAACTCGCGCCTTTACACCCAGCCCGAAGAAGTTGCAGAGGCATACAAAGAACTCAGCAGTGTGAGCGACCGTTTTACCATCGCTGCCGCCTTTGGCAATGTGCACGGGGTGTATAAGCCCGGCAACGTGAAGCTGCAGCCCAAAATCCTGCTCAACTCACAAAAATACATCCAGGAAAAATTTGGCACAGGCCCCAATCCGGTCAGCTTTGTGTTCCATGGCGGCTCTGGTTCCGAACCCGAACTCATCCGCGAATCGCTCGACTATGGCGTGGTGAAGATGAACATCGACACCGACACCCAGTGGGCATTCTGGGATGGCATCCGCCGCTTCGAAGCCAAATACCACGACTACCTGCAGGGGCAAATTGGTAATCCAGAAGGCGAAGACGTCCCCAACAAGAAATATTACGACCCCCGCAAGTGGCTTCGCGAAGGCGAAAAAGCCATGGTAGAGCGCCTCAAGGTTGCATTTGCCGATCTCAACTGCCTGAATCGTTACTAA
- a CDS encoding acyl-CoA carboxylase subunit beta, whose product MSLEEKIRQLEEFNRLAELGGGEDRIRKQHEAGRKTARERLLDLLDPNTFVEVDKFMTHRATDFDMDKQKYLGDGVVTGYGKIDGRLVYVFAQDFTVFGGSLSRANADKIVKIMDLAMKMGAPVIGLNDSGGARIQEGVESLAGYADIFYRNVMSSGVIPQISAILGPCAGGAVYSPAITDFILMVKETSYMFVTGPDVIKAVTHEEVTKEELGGAMTHNSKSGVAHLMADDDTQAMMMIRELLSFLPSNNLEDPPVKACTDNPLREDESLDTIVPDDPNKPYDMHEIISRVVDDKIFFEIQPFFAKNIIVGFARLGGRPVGIVANQPSVLAGVLDIDSSVKAARFVRFCDAFNIPLITFEDVPGFLPGTVQEYGGIIKHGAKLLYAFAEATVPKITVITRKAYGGAYDVMSSKHIGADVNLAYPTAEIAVMGPEGAVNIIYKNKLNSEEERKAAIDEYRRRFASPYKAAALGYIDEIIYPRQTRRKLIEALEMTQSKVVNNPSKKHGNIPL is encoded by the coding sequence ATGTCACTCGAAGAAAAAATCAGACAGCTCGAAGAATTTAACCGTCTGGCCGAACTGGGCGGCGGGGAAGACCGTATCAGGAAACAACACGAAGCCGGGCGTAAAACAGCCCGCGAACGCCTGCTCGACCTGCTCGACCCCAACACCTTTGTGGAGGTGGATAAATTTATGACCCACCGCGCCACCGACTTCGACATGGATAAGCAGAAATACCTTGGCGACGGGGTGGTTACCGGTTACGGAAAAATTGACGGCAGGCTGGTCTATGTGTTTGCACAGGATTTCACTGTGTTTGGCGGTTCGCTCAGCCGGGCCAATGCCGACAAGATTGTCAAGATCATGGATCTGGCCATGAAGATGGGTGCGCCTGTAATCGGACTCAACGACAGTGGGGGTGCACGCATTCAGGAAGGAGTGGAAAGCCTGGCCGGTTATGCCGATATTTTCTACCGCAACGTAATGTCGTCGGGGGTCATCCCCCAGATCAGCGCCATCCTTGGCCCTTGTGCAGGTGGGGCGGTTTATTCGCCCGCCATCACCGATTTTATCCTCATGGTTAAGGAAACTTCATACATGTTCGTAACCGGCCCCGATGTCATCAAAGCCGTTACCCACGAAGAGGTGACTAAAGAAGAGCTTGGCGGAGCCATGACCCACAACAGCAAAAGCGGCGTGGCCCACCTGATGGCCGACGACGACACCCAGGCCATGATGATGATTCGTGAGCTGCTGAGCTTTTTGCCCTCGAACAACCTCGAAGACCCGCCCGTCAAGGCCTGCACCGATAATCCGCTGCGCGAAGACGAAAGCCTCGACACCATTGTGCCCGACGATCCGAACAAGCCTTACGACATGCACGAGATCATCAGCAGGGTGGTGGACGACAAGATCTTTTTCGAGATACAGCCTTTCTTTGCCAAAAACATCATCGTGGGTTTTGCCCGCCTTGGCGGCCGCCCTGTGGGCATTGTGGCCAACCAACCCTCGGTGCTGGCCGGTGTGCTCGATATCGACAGCTCGGTGAAGGCTGCACGATTTGTGCGTTTTTGTGATGCCTTCAACATACCGCTGATCACCTTCGAAGATGTGCCCGGTTTTCTGCCCGGAACTGTGCAGGAATACGGCGGCATAATCAAGCACGGAGCCAAGTTGCTTTATGCCTTTGCCGAAGCTACCGTGCCCAAGATCACTGTGATCACCCGCAAAGCCTACGGGGGTGCCTACGATGTGATGTCGAGCAAGCACATCGGGGCCGATGTCAACCTGGCTTATCCCACAGCCGAAATTGCCGTGATGGGTCCGGAGGGAGCCGTAAACATCATCTACAAAAACAAGCTCAATTCGGAAGAAGAACGCAAAGCTGCCATTGACGAATACCGCCGCCGCTTTGCCAGCCCGTATAAGGCTGCCGCCCTGGGTTATATCGACGAAATCATCTACCCCAGGCAGACCAGGCGCAAACTGATCGAAGCCCTCGAGATGACCCAGTCCAAGGTGGTGAACAACCCCTCGAAAAAGCACGGCAACATCCCGCTCTGA
- a CDS encoding response regulator, with amino-acid sequence MRERHKHKHIFEVMLFDINLPAPWDGLKLMQQIRREMPEYNQVPFIAQTAYAMTGDRERFLEAGFDDYIAKPVNRNELITIIKRQVQRFNAGRPDHA; translated from the coding sequence GTGCGCGAACGCCATAAGCACAAGCATATTTTTGAGGTGATGCTGTTCGACATCAACCTGCCTGCTCCCTGGGACGGGCTCAAGCTGATGCAGCAGATCCGGCGCGAAATGCCCGAATACAACCAGGTGCCATTCATTGCACAAACAGCTTATGCCATGACCGGCGACCGGGAACGTTTTCTGGAAGCAGGCTTCGACGATTATATCGCCAAGCCAGTAAACCGCAACGAGCTGATTACCATCATAAAACGGCAGGTTCAGCGATTTAATGCAGGCAGACCAGACCATGCCTAG
- the hydF gene encoding [FeFe] hydrogenase H-cluster maturation GTPase HydF, which yields MAKGKDLKPHIGIFGRRNNGKSSIINLMVNQEVAIVSPEPGTTTDPVKKSIEIFGIGPAIIVDTAGIDDTGELGEKRVEKSMQTIKTIDCAILVITENQFGFYERELIKQFREHQVPYLIVHNKSDISPLEPITREKIREFSKAEVIDFTTTNRDHLEELIQILKKTIPETVYQKPSLFGGIVEPNKVILLVTPIDSEAPDGRMILPQVMAIRDVLDNDNICVVLKETHLEQYFREGIPRPQLVVTDSQAFGFVSRIVPEDVPLTSFSIVFARLRGDFEHYLQGTPAISELQDGDRVLILESCTHQVSCEDIGRHKLPRWLREFTGKDIHCDIVAGLAQVNDMHQYKLVIQCGGCVVTRKQLINRLKPAVDAGVAVSNYGMAIAWINGIFDRVTQPFLKLYQ from the coding sequence ATGGCCAAAGGAAAAGACCTCAAACCCCACATCGGAATATTTGGCAGACGCAACAACGGCAAAAGCTCCATCATCAACCTGATGGTCAACCAGGAAGTGGCCATTGTGTCGCCTGAACCGGGAACCACCACCGACCCTGTGAAAAAGTCGATCGAGATATTCGGCATCGGGCCGGCCATTATAGTTGATACCGCGGGCATCGACGATACCGGTGAGCTGGGCGAAAAGCGCGTCGAAAAAAGCATGCAAACCATCAAAACCATCGACTGCGCCATCCTTGTAATAACCGAAAACCAGTTTGGCTTCTACGAACGCGAGCTGATCAAACAGTTCAGGGAACATCAGGTGCCCTACCTCATTGTCCACAACAAGAGCGACATCAGCCCGCTGGAACCCATCACCCGCGAAAAAATCCGCGAATTCAGCAAAGCCGAAGTCATCGACTTTACCACCACCAACCGCGACCACCTGGAAGAGCTGATTCAAATCCTGAAAAAAACCATACCTGAAACTGTGTACCAGAAACCTTCGCTTTTTGGTGGCATAGTCGAACCAAACAAAGTGATATTGCTGGTTACGCCCATCGACTCCGAAGCTCCCGACGGCCGCATGATTCTGCCACAGGTGATGGCCATACGCGATGTGCTCGACAACGACAACATTTGCGTAGTGCTCAAGGAAACCCACCTGGAGCAATATTTCCGCGAGGGCATACCCAGGCCCCAGCTTGTGGTCACCGACAGCCAGGCCTTCGGGTTTGTGAGCAGGATTGTGCCTGAGGATGTGCCTCTTACCAGCTTTAGCATCGTGTTTGCCCGTTTGCGTGGCGATTTTGAGCATTACCTGCAAGGCACACCCGCCATATCAGAACTTCAGGATGGCGACAGGGTGCTCATCCTCGAATCGTGCACCCATCAGGTGAGCTGCGAAGACATTGGCCGGCACAAACTGCCCCGCTGGCTCAGGGAATTTACCGGAAAAGATATCCATTGCGATATCGTGGCCGGCCTGGCACAGGTGAACGACATGCACCAATACAAACTTGTGATTCAGTGCGGCGGGTGTGTTGTGACACGCAAACAACTGATCAACAGGCTTAAACCTGCAGTAGATGCAGGAGTTGCCGTGAGCAACTACGGCATGGCCATCGCCTGGATAAACGGAATCTTTGATCGCGTTACCCAACCCTTCCTTAAACTTTATCAATGA